In one window of Reinekea forsetii DNA:
- a CDS encoding tetratricopeptide repeat protein — MNTTNTIVAVTADNFQHIMVEQSQQQLVVLDFWAQWSEPSKALSPILEKLALEYAGQFLLGKVNTDEQQALVAQFGVRSLPAVVFVKDGQPIDGFMGGESERVIRERLLTHLPAPWQVDVEQAQALLQAGRFDEALTLAYSAYSLSDEDFNIGLLMADCYLQLKRVKEAQTVLVKATLEQRLSPYWVALEARLDLMLQAADSPEIVALQQALAADADNLELKYSLALQYSQHERVEDALQAVLEVLQKDKQFHDGGARKTMLDLLQSLGKGDPLAAQYQRKLFTLLY, encoded by the coding sequence ATGAATACAACAAATACTATTGTCGCTGTAACCGCCGATAATTTTCAGCATATTATGGTCGAGCAGTCGCAACAGCAGCTGGTCGTGCTCGATTTTTGGGCCCAATGGAGCGAGCCCTCTAAGGCTCTAAGCCCTATTCTGGAAAAACTGGCGCTTGAATACGCCGGTCAATTTCTGCTCGGCAAGGTCAACACCGACGAACAGCAGGCGCTGGTGGCTCAGTTTGGTGTGCGCAGTTTGCCCGCGGTGGTCTTTGTGAAAGACGGACAGCCGATCGATGGCTTTATGGGCGGTGAATCGGAGCGCGTCATTCGTGAGCGCTTACTTACTCATTTGCCCGCGCCATGGCAGGTTGATGTCGAACAAGCTCAAGCTTTGTTGCAGGCAGGACGGTTCGACGAGGCACTGACCCTGGCCTATAGCGCCTATAGTTTGAGTGATGAGGATTTTAATATTGGCTTGCTGATGGCGGATTGTTATCTGCAGTTAAAACGCGTCAAAGAGGCCCAGACGGTCTTGGTTAAGGCGACCTTGGAACAACGCCTAAGCCCATACTGGGTCGCGCTGGAGGCCCGCCTCGATCTGATGTTGCAGGCCGCCGACAGCCCGGAAATCGTCGCGTTACAACAGGCCTTAGCCGCCGATGCGGATAATCTTGAATTGAAATACAGCTTGGCCCTGCAGTATAGCCAGCATGAGCGGGTCGAAGATGCCTTGCAGGCGGTGTTGGAGGTGTTGCAAAAGGATAAGCAGTTTCACGACGGGGGTGCTCGTAAAACCATGTTGGATTTACTGCAAAGCCTGGGCAAGGGCGACCCTCTAGCGGCTCAATACCAGCGCAAACTCTTTACCCTGCTCTACTGA
- a CDS encoding phosphopentomutase has translation MKRVHIMVLDSFGIGASQDAVKFGDVGANTLGHIAQYCAQGKADIKRSGPLTLPNLTRLGLINAATQSSQGEVPQGMAQANQPIASYGYAEELSSGKDTPSGHWEIAGVPVLFEWGYFHDKTQSFPDSLVQDFIDRAQVPGILGNCHASGTEILSELGEEHMRSGKPIIYTSGDSVFQIACHEDSFGLERLYELCAIARELVNEYNIGRVIARPFIGADAAHFERTGNRKDLAVAPPSKTVLQKLKEADGEVISIGKIADIYAHIGITEKHKANGLAALFDKTLAVIDTAADRSLVFTNFVDFDSSYGHRRDVAGYAAALEYFDTRLPELLSAVGPDDLLIFTADHGCDPSWPGSDHTREHIPVLVYCKNREPVNLGLRHSFADIGQTVADYLDLEAMDYGTSFLGQMTPLSA, from the coding sequence ATGAAACGAGTGCATATTATGGTGCTGGATTCTTTCGGCATCGGGGCGTCGCAAGATGCCGTAAAATTCGGCGATGTGGGCGCCAATACCTTGGGTCATATCGCCCAATATTGCGCACAGGGCAAGGCGGATATTAAACGCTCAGGCCCACTAACGTTGCCCAACCTGACCCGTCTGGGTCTGATCAATGCCGCCACCCAGAGTAGCCAAGGCGAAGTACCACAAGGCATGGCGCAGGCAAACCAGCCTATTGCCAGCTATGGCTATGCCGAAGAGTTATCAAGCGGTAAGGATACGCCCAGCGGCCATTGGGAGATTGCCGGCGTGCCGGTGTTATTCGAATGGGGTTACTTCCACGACAAAACCCAGTCTTTCCCGGACAGCTTGGTGCAAGACTTTATTGACCGCGCCCAAGTCCCCGGCATACTGGGTAACTGCCACGCCTCCGGCACCGAGATATTGAGCGAGCTGGGTGAAGAGCATATGCGCAGCGGCAAACCCATTATCTATACCTCTGGCGACAGCGTGTTCCAAATCGCCTGCCATGAGGACAGCTTCGGGCTCGAGCGGCTCTATGAGCTGTGTGCGATCGCGCGCGAACTGGTCAACGAATACAATATCGGTCGAGTGATTGCCCGACCCTTTATCGGCGCCGATGCGGCACACTTTGAGCGCACTGGTAATCGCAAGGATCTGGCCGTGGCGCCGCCTTCTAAGACCGTGCTGCAAAAGCTGAAAGAGGCGGATGGCGAGGTAATTTCCATCGGCAAGATCGCCGATATCTATGCCCATATCGGCATCACCGAAAAACACAAGGCCAATGGTTTGGCGGCCCTGTTCGACAAGACCTTGGCGGTAATAGACACGGCCGCGGACCGCAGCCTAGTCTTTACCAACTTTGTCGACTTCGATTCCAGTTACGGTCATCGGCGCGATGTCGCCGGCTATGCCGCAGCCCTGGAATACTTCGATACCCGCCTACCCGAACTGCTCAGCGCAGTCGGTCCGGACGACCTGCTGATCTTCACCGCCGATCACGGCTGTGATCCAAGCTGGCCGGGTTCAGACCATACCCGCGAACATATACCCGTGCTGGTGTACTGCAAGAACCGTGAGCCGGTCAACCTGGGCCTGCGCCATTCGTTTGCCGATATAGGCCAGACCGTCGCCGACTATCTGGATCTGGAGGCCATGGACTATGGCACCAGCTTTCTCGGCCAGATGACCCCGCTGTCGGCCTGA
- a CDS encoding ATP-binding protein: MNPRTRLKQLLLASLVIWLGVGSLVGYITFDKFIPLIWAGLIGGIFIAGLTSMLALNQSQMEVAESNRSHSRTKRQVQEQQLKLDRLEYDGKKASELRRIVLNSTQEKDHSLRNMAAALDHAMDEIIELTDHQGADTLAVIRTRAEGMKRYAADLQALAQLQLRSELPNYQELDFLGELNLLVDDWISLGKIRGVKLKLDNPEDQMPVMSDPNWLKNLLSRIVQSLIRMNEDSTLNISLIGYLDAALGDSLRINFTIDGRQFKPDQLKHIMTEYISIIEHGQEVGPGLTYVVTRRLAQMLNGYVEVTNTGNGVNVLVVLPRNPQPQEKEDFR, translated from the coding sequence GTGAATCCTCGAACCCGTTTAAAACAGTTATTGTTGGCGAGCCTGGTTATTTGGCTGGGCGTCGGATCCTTAGTTGGCTACATAACTTTTGATAAGTTTATTCCGCTGATCTGGGCGGGCCTAATCGGCGGTATTTTCATTGCCGGCCTGACCAGTATGTTGGCCCTGAATCAGAGCCAGATGGAGGTGGCCGAATCTAATCGAAGCCACAGCCGCACCAAGCGTCAGGTGCAGGAACAGCAATTGAAATTGGACCGTTTGGAATACGACGGTAAGAAAGCCAGCGAATTACGCCGCATCGTGCTCAATTCCACCCAGGAAAAGGATCATTCGCTGCGCAATATGGCCGCCGCATTGGATCACGCCATGGATGAAATTATAGAACTGACCGACCACCAGGGTGCCGACACCTTGGCTGTCATCCGCACTCGTGCCGAAGGGATGAAGCGTTACGCCGCGGATTTGCAAGCCTTGGCCCAGTTACAATTGCGCTCCGAGTTACCGAATTATCAGGAACTCGACTTCCTCGGTGAGTTGAATCTATTGGTCGATGACTGGATCTCATTGGGTAAGATTCGCGGGGTTAAGCTAAAGTTGGATAATCCGGAAGACCAGATGCCGGTGATGTCCGATCCGAACTGGTTAAAAAATCTGCTCTCACGTATTGTGCAGTCGTTGATCCGCATGAACGAAGATTCTACGCTTAACATCAGCCTAATCGGTTATTTGGATGCGGCCTTGGGCGACTCGTTACGAATTAACTTCACCATTGACGGACGGCAGTTTAAGCCCGATCAACTGAAGCATATTATGACCGAGTATATCTCTATTATCGAACACGGTCAGGAAGTCGGCCCGGGCCTAACCTATGTGGTCACGCGCCGCTTGGCGCAGATGTTGAACGGCTATGTCGAGGTGACCAATACTGGCAACGGTGTGAACGTGCTAGTGGTATTGCCGCGTAATCCTCAGCCGCAAGAGAAAGAAGACTTCAGGTAA
- a CDS encoding insulinase family protein, with amino-acid sequence MKRGVILALAVTVTVVLAGTGIFWIQSPGSVESNPSNIDVSASEARIFKTLTLNNGLSVVLVSDPSSDKAAAALNVFSGSWANPSDIPGLAHFLEHMLFLGTEKFPEVDGYQTFIEQNGGSDNAYTSNTNTLYHFDINGLQLEPALDRFAQFFIAPLFDAGFTERERNAVNSEFTASLQNDERRIEDVMRELTDAGHPASRLAIGNLSTLTSPEMTTRLRTFYRQHYVAANMALAIYGPQDINTLESWAIDYFAGVRAQQAPKLNYDVPLFDPVQLPLLVTIEPRREMRRLELRFPIPGTAGQLASKPNQYVGHLLGHESTGSLLSVLKAKGWAENLSASSGGITHANTTFDVQIDLTPDGLANWQAVTELLFSHIELIRQAGIQEWIFDEQKNINELAFQFAEKVGPSSTAVALAENQHYYPAAQVLSGPYRLADFTPAAIEQVLSALIPDNALVILVRPDAKTLVKSQYYQTPYRSEQLAGATVARWRTPNQAPGLALPNANPFVPTQFNVQPAQKVASALYRSTPQILLQDSGKTLWFEQDDAFYTPKVDIHLLLETNYANVSASQAMATALYLDLVNDALNEVRYEAGLAGSGYGIALVDNGIQVRLYGYQDKLHLLLDTLILELTEHRISPERFAIKKEETLRALRNRSEDPVISQMIRQLNEWLTANSFSVAEQSAAAQTLTPDSLLIARNEWLASSRLELLVHGNILADQAKVLAQRIDRIIPQGGTQAAGRAIAKLPARDFLARVNIDHADSAMLELYQGDNSSLRERALYALLAETMSAPYFADLRTREQLGYIVLARAYPIDGLPALLLYVQSPSTDAAMVQLYSNRFLSRFAQQLANMNELSFEAYKRGLMTGLTEPDKNLFALSSRYWQNIQDGNHNFNTRARIAAEVEKISLEGFRRFYDIRILGDATRSLTLHQVGVNMADDYTDHAQNIVGKYPLEQPKAWPDDIEWITPTFNNISD; translated from the coding sequence ATGAAGCGCGGCGTCATCCTAGCCCTCGCCGTAACCGTGACAGTCGTACTGGCTGGTACCGGCATATTCTGGATCCAATCCCCGGGCTCGGTGGAGTCGAATCCCTCCAATATTGACGTCAGCGCCAGTGAAGCACGAATTTTTAAAACCCTGACTCTGAACAACGGTCTGTCTGTTGTCCTGGTGTCCGATCCCAGTAGCGACAAGGCCGCCGCGGCCCTAAATGTTTTCTCCGGCTCGTGGGCCAATCCTTCCGACATTCCCGGCCTGGCGCATTTTTTGGAACACATGCTGTTTCTCGGGACCGAGAAGTTTCCCGAAGTCGATGGCTATCAAACCTTTATTGAACAGAACGGCGGCAGCGATAACGCCTACACGAGCAACACCAATACCCTCTATCACTTCGACATCAATGGCTTGCAACTGGAGCCCGCGCTCGATCGTTTCGCGCAATTTTTTATTGCACCACTGTTCGATGCGGGCTTTACCGAGCGTGAGCGCAATGCCGTCAATTCCGAGTTCACCGCCTCGTTACAGAATGACGAACGTCGGATTGAAGATGTCATGCGCGAACTAACCGACGCCGGTCATCCGGCATCGCGCTTGGCTATTGGCAACCTGTCTACTCTGACATCGCCGGAGATGACCACTCGATTACGCACCTTCTATCGGCAGCATTATGTCGCGGCCAATATGGCCTTAGCCATATATGGCCCCCAAGATATCAACACCTTGGAGTCTTGGGCCATAGACTACTTTGCCGGTGTTCGGGCCCAGCAAGCGCCAAAGCTCAACTACGATGTGCCGCTGTTTGATCCAGTGCAACTGCCTCTATTGGTCACGATCGAGCCACGCCGCGAGATGCGACGTCTGGAACTGCGCTTTCCCATCCCCGGCACGGCTGGGCAGTTGGCGAGCAAACCCAACCAATACGTCGGCCACCTACTCGGCCATGAATCCACCGGTTCGCTCTTGTCGGTTCTGAAAGCTAAGGGCTGGGCGGAAAACCTGTCCGCCAGCAGCGGCGGTATAACTCATGCCAACACCACCTTTGATGTCCAGATCGACCTCACCCCGGACGGCCTAGCCAATTGGCAAGCGGTCACCGAGCTGCTATTCAGCCATATCGAATTGATTCGTCAGGCCGGGATTCAAGAGTGGATTTTTGACGAGCAGAAAAACATCAATGAGCTGGCCTTTCAATTCGCGGAAAAGGTTGGGCCCAGTTCGACTGCGGTGGCTCTGGCCGAGAATCAGCATTATTATCCGGCGGCCCAGGTGCTCTCGGGTCCCTACCGGTTGGCGGACTTTACGCCAGCGGCGATTGAACAGGTCTTATCGGCCCTAATACCCGACAATGCTCTGGTCATTCTAGTCCGGCCGGACGCCAAAACCCTGGTTAAGAGTCAATATTACCAGACGCCCTATCGCAGCGAACAATTGGCCGGTGCCACCGTTGCCCGATGGCGCACACCGAATCAAGCGCCTGGCTTGGCCTTACCGAATGCTAACCCTTTTGTACCGACCCAGTTCAATGTCCAACCGGCACAAAAGGTCGCCTCTGCACTGTACCGCAGTACACCCCAAATCCTGTTGCAGGACAGCGGTAAAACCCTGTGGTTTGAACAAGATGATGCCTTTTACACGCCCAAGGTCGACATTCACCTGTTGCTGGAAACCAACTACGCCAACGTATCGGCCAGCCAGGCGATGGCCACGGCGCTGTATCTCGATCTGGTCAACGACGCGCTCAATGAGGTTCGCTATGAGGCTGGCCTGGCTGGATCCGGTTATGGCATAGCCTTAGTGGATAATGGCATCCAAGTTCGGCTCTATGGCTATCAGGACAAGTTACACCTATTGCTCGACACCCTTATTCTGGAACTAACCGAGCACCGCATCAGTCCAGAGCGTTTTGCCATCAAAAAAGAGGAAACCCTGCGGGCGCTGCGCAATCGCTCGGAAGATCCGGTGATCAGTCAGATGATCCGCCAACTAAATGAATGGCTCACGGCTAACAGTTTCTCAGTCGCTGAGCAATCGGCAGCTGCGCAGACCTTGACCCCAGATAGTCTGCTGATTGCGCGCAATGAGTGGCTAGCGAGCAGTCGATTGGAACTGTTGGTGCACGGCAATATCCTCGCCGATCAGGCCAAGGTTCTGGCTCAGCGCATCGACAGAATCATCCCCCAGGGCGGCACTCAAGCGGCCGGACGGGCCATCGCCAAGCTGCCGGCGCGCGATTTTTTGGCCCGGGTCAATATTGATCACGCCGATTCAGCCATGCTGGAACTGTATCAGGGCGACAACAGCAGTCTGCGTGAGCGCGCACTCTATGCGCTGTTAGCGGAAACCATGAGCGCGCCCTACTTTGCCGATCTGCGTACCCGCGAACAGCTGGGTTATATAGTCTTAGCACGGGCCTATCCGATAGATGGCCTGCCGGCACTGCTACTTTATGTGCAGTCGCCAAGTACCGACGCGGCCATGGTGCAACTCTATTCGAACCGTTTCTTAAGCCGTTTTGCCCAGCAGTTAGCCAATATGAACGAACTGAGTTTCGAAGCCTACAAGCGGGGCCTGATGACCGGATTGACCGAACCAGACAAAAACCTCTTTGCCTTGAGCAGCCGCTATTGGCAAAACATTCAGGACGGCAACCATAACTTCAATACCCGGGCGCGCATTGCTGCTGAAGTTGAGAAGATCAGTCTGGAAGGTTTTCGACGCTTCTATGATATCCGCATTCTCGGCGACGCGACCCGCTCGCTGACCTTGCATCAGGTCGGCGTGAACATGGCCGACGACTATACCGACCATGCGCAAAACATCGTTGGCAAATATCCGCTGGAACAACCAAAGGCTTGGCCAGACGATATTGAGTGGATCACACCGACCTTCAATAACATTAGCGATTAG
- the deoA gene encoding thymidine phosphorylase, with amino-acid sequence MFLPQEIIRKKRNGGELSEAEIQWFVNGIRDEYVTEGQIGAFAMAVYFKHMTLAERVALTLAMRDSGSVMSWPNAKGPIVDKHSTGGVGDVVSLMLGPMVAACGGYVPMISGRGLGHTGGTLDKFESIPGYDPYPSPEKFKQIVDDIGVAIIGQTGNLAPADKRFYGVRDITATVESIDLITGSILSKKLAAGLDALVMDVKVGDGAFMPSYADSKALAESIVQVANGAGTATTAILTDMNQVLARSAGNALEVREAVDYLKGVRRDPVLHEVTLALCAEMLCAAKLADSQAAALTMLQDVLDNGQALAKFAQMVHALGGPADFVERMDHYLTAAPLVQPILATRSGFVSHIKTRELGLAVVQLGGGRSRADQKIDHAVGLDRIVKLGESVQAGEPLLYVHVQNAAQFNAVQEQLLNAFTLADQAPESIPAVYEIIRA; translated from the coding sequence ATGTTTTTACCGCAAGAGATTATTCGTAAAAAACGCAATGGGGGCGAGCTGAGTGAGGCCGAGATCCAATGGTTTGTAAACGGTATTCGCGACGAGTACGTGACCGAAGGTCAGATTGGCGCCTTTGCCATGGCCGTCTATTTCAAACATATGACACTGGCCGAACGGGTTGCGCTAACGCTGGCGATGCGCGACTCCGGTAGCGTGATGAGCTGGCCGAACGCCAAAGGGCCAATCGTCGACAAACACAGCACCGGCGGGGTCGGCGATGTCGTTAGCCTGATGCTGGGTCCGATGGTCGCCGCCTGTGGCGGCTATGTGCCGATGATTTCCGGGCGCGGCCTGGGCCATACCGGCGGCACGCTCGATAAGTTTGAGAGCATTCCCGGTTACGACCCCTACCCCAGCCCGGAAAAGTTCAAGCAGATCGTCGATGATATTGGCGTCGCAATTATCGGCCAAACCGGCAATTTGGCCCCCGCGGATAAGCGCTTCTATGGCGTGCGAGATATTACCGCTACGGTTGAAAGCATCGATCTGATCACCGGTTCGATTCTGTCGAAGAAACTCGCCGCCGGCTTGGATGCCCTAGTGATGGACGTCAAGGTTGGTGATGGTGCCTTTATGCCCAGCTATGCCGACAGTAAGGCCCTGGCTGAAAGCATCGTCCAGGTCGCCAATGGCGCCGGCACGGCCACTACCGCTATCCTCACCGATATGAATCAGGTGCTGGCGCGATCCGCCGGCAATGCCCTGGAGGTCCGCGAGGCGGTCGATTATCTCAAGGGTGTGCGCCGCGATCCGGTGTTGCATGAGGTCACCCTGGCGCTCTGTGCAGAAATGCTCTGTGCCGCCAAACTGGCTGATTCTCAAGCGGCGGCGCTCACGATGCTGCAAGACGTCCTCGACAATGGCCAGGCCTTGGCGAAATTCGCGCAGATGGTACATGCCTTGGGCGGCCCGGCCGATTTTGTCGAGCGCATGGACCACTACCTGACCGCCGCGCCCCTGGTGCAGCCGATTTTAGCGACCCGCTCTGGCTTTGTGAGCCATATCAAGACCCGAGAATTGGGCCTGGCTGTGGTACAGTTAGGCGGCGGTCGGTCCCGCGCCGACCAAAAAATTGACCACGCCGTGGGCCTCGACCGGATTGTGAAATTGGGCGAATCGGTTCAAGCCGGCGAGCCATTGCTCTACGTTCATGTGCAGAACGCCGCGCAGTTTAACGCCGTTCAAGAACAGCTACTCAACGCCTTCACCCTAGCGGATCAGGCACCGGAATCGATACCGGCGGTCTATGAGATTATCCGCGCCTAA
- the deoC gene encoding deoxyribose-phosphate aldolase, whose product MTSQLQTARLALSLMDLTSLNDDDTAATIGQLCHQAQTPEGSPAAVCVYPAFINPARKTLAQLKLTQVKVATVTNFPHGNADLASALAETRAAVAAGADEVDLVFPYRALMAGDADVGRQMVSQCKGVCGPAVLLKVILESGELATPEWIRRAAELAIEAGADFIKTSTGKVAINATPEAAEIMLQAIKDSGRAVGFKAAGGVRNVADAERYLSLAAQILGADWVTPKTFRFGASSLLASLLQTLGHAPAAQNNGEAVSQAKSDRPY is encoded by the coding sequence ATGACATCTCAACTCCAGACTGCCCGTTTAGCCCTATCACTGATGGATCTTACCTCGCTGAATGATGATGACACGGCAGCGACCATCGGCCAACTTTGTCACCAGGCGCAAACGCCCGAGGGTTCTCCCGCCGCGGTTTGTGTCTATCCGGCCTTTATCAACCCAGCCCGCAAGACCTTGGCACAACTGAAGCTCACCCAGGTCAAGGTCGCCACCGTTACCAATTTCCCACACGGTAATGCCGACCTTGCCAGCGCGCTGGCCGAAACCCGTGCCGCCGTTGCCGCCGGAGCCGATGAGGTCGACCTGGTGTTTCCCTATAGGGCCCTTATGGCCGGCGATGCCGATGTCGGCCGGCAAATGGTCAGCCAATGCAAAGGGGTCTGCGGCCCAGCGGTATTGCTCAAGGTTATTCTCGAAAGCGGTGAGCTGGCCACACCCGAATGGATCCGCCGAGCCGCCGAGCTGGCAATTGAAGCCGGCGCCGACTTTATTAAAACCAGTACCGGCAAGGTCGCCATCAACGCCACGCCAGAAGCCGCTGAGATTATGCTTCAAGCGATCAAAGACAGCGGGCGAGCGGTTGGCTTCAAGGCCGCGGGCGGGGTCCGCAATGTCGCCGATGCCGAGCGCTACCTGAGCCTGGCAGCGCAAATATTGGGCGCCGACTGGGTGACCCCGAAAACCTTCCGCTTCGGCGCCAGCAGCTTGCTGGCCAGCCTGCTCCAGACCCTCGGTCATGCGCCAGCGGCTCAGAACAACGGCGAGGCCGTCAGCCAAGCTAAATCAGATCGCCCCTATTAA
- the uvrA gene encoding excinuclease ABC subunit UvrA, protein MDIISVQGARTHNLKNISIDIPRDKLVVITGLSGSGKSSLAFDTLYAEGQRRYVESLSTYARQFLSMMEKPDVDHIEGLSPAISIEQKTTSHNPRSTVGTTTEIYDYLRLLFARVGEPRCPQHGEPLEAQTVSQMVDQVLALPAGSKLMMLAPLIRDRKGEHLHIFNELKAQGFVRVRVDGTIMDLDEVPALDKRKKHSIETVVDRFKVRDDLQLRLAESFETCLTLSGGIAQVAWMDGDGETLLFSNKFACPVCGYSITELEPRMFSFNNPAGACEECDGLGLKQYFDRAKVVRDTSLTLAEGAVSGWDRRSVYYYSQLTSLASHFKVDIEKPFDSLPKKFQKTVLEGSGDVEIDFNYVNSRGAIYNRKHTFEGIIPNMDRRYRETDSGSVREELGKFLAEQHCPSCNGSRLKESARNVFIDGVTLPEITHMSISDAVLYYKKLQLTGNRAQISEKIMREIVQRLTFLENVGLDYLTLNRSADTLSGGETQRIRLASQIGAGLVGVMYILDEPSIGLHQRDNDRLLKTLTDLRDMGNSVIVVEHDEDAIKMADWVLDIGPGAGVHGGEIIAYGTPEQVMKNKNSLTGQYLSGKKRIEIPTERAVNDPTRQLTVRGATGNNLQNVDLHIPVGLFTCITGVSGSGKSTLINQTLYPLAATALNNATTLTAAPYKAIEGLDYYDKVVDIDQSPIGRTPRSNPATYTGIFTAIRDLFSGTQEARSRGYAPGRFSFNVKGGRCEACQGDGLIKVEMHFLADIYVPCDICTGKRYNRETLEIRYKSKNIHQVLDMTIEDALLFFEAIPALYRKLQTLTDVGLSYVKLGQSATTLSGGEAQRVKLARELSKRDTGSTLYILDEPTTGLHFQDIKQLLEVLHRLRDNGNTVVVIEHNLDVVKTADWVIDLGPEGGVRGGKIVASGTPEQLAVDKGSVTGSYLKIQLDRP, encoded by the coding sequence ATGGACATAATTTCCGTCCAAGGGGCTCGTACCCATAACCTAAAAAACATCTCTATCGATATCCCGCGTGACAAACTGGTGGTTATTACCGGTCTGTCGGGCTCTGGTAAATCCTCCTTGGCGTTCGATACTCTCTATGCGGAAGGCCAGCGACGCTATGTCGAGTCGTTGTCGACTTATGCGCGACAGTTTCTATCGATGATGGAAAAACCCGATGTCGATCACATCGAGGGCTTGTCACCGGCAATTTCCATTGAGCAAAAGACCACGAGCCACAATCCGCGCTCAACGGTCGGCACGACCACCGAAATCTACGACTATCTCAGACTCTTATTTGCCCGAGTCGGCGAACCGCGCTGCCCACAGCACGGCGAACCGCTGGAAGCCCAAACCGTCAGCCAAATGGTTGACCAGGTGTTGGCCTTGCCGGCCGGCAGCAAGCTGATGATGCTCGCCCCGCTGATCCGTGATCGTAAGGGCGAGCACCTGCATATTTTTAACGAATTGAAGGCCCAGGGCTTTGTGCGCGTGCGGGTTGACGGCACGATCATGGATCTGGATGAGGTGCCGGCGCTGGACAAGCGCAAGAAGCATTCAATCGAAACCGTGGTCGACCGCTTCAAGGTGCGAGATGACCTGCAGCTGCGTCTGGCGGAATCGTTTGAGACCTGCCTGACCCTATCCGGTGGCATCGCCCAAGTTGCCTGGATGGACGGTGATGGCGAGACGCTGTTATTTTCCAATAAATTTGCCTGTCCGGTCTGCGGTTATTCCATTACCGAACTGGAACCGCGCATGTTTTCTTTCAATAACCCGGCCGGGGCTTGTGAGGAATGCGACGGACTCGGGCTGAAACAATATTTTGATCGCGCGAAAGTGGTTCGGGACACCAGCCTGACCCTCGCTGAAGGCGCGGTATCCGGCTGGGACCGGCGCTCGGTGTACTACTATAGCCAGCTCACGTCCTTGGCGAGTCATTTTAAGGTCGATATCGAAAAGCCGTTCGACAGCTTACCGAAAAAATTCCAGAAGACGGTTTTGGAAGGCAGCGGCGATGTCGAAATTGACTTCAATTATGTCAACAGCCGGGGCGCCATCTACAACCGCAAGCACACCTTTGAAGGCATTATCCCCAATATGGATCGGCGCTACCGCGAGACCGACAGCGGTTCGGTGCGCGAGGAGCTGGGCAAGTTTTTGGCCGAGCAACATTGCCCAAGCTGCAACGGCAGTCGACTCAAAGAAAGCGCGCGCAACGTCTTTATTGACGGCGTAACGCTGCCGGAAATCACCCATATGTCGATCTCCGATGCGGTGCTCTACTATAAAAAGCTTCAGTTGACCGGCAATCGGGCGCAAATCTCCGAAAAAATCATGCGCGAAATCGTTCAACGGCTCACCTTTTTAGAGAACGTCGGACTCGACTACCTTACCCTCAACCGCAGCGCCGACACCCTGTCCGGTGGAGAAACCCAACGCATTCGCTTGGCCAGCCAAATTGGTGCTGGCCTGGTCGGGGTGATGTATATTCTTGACGAACCCTCGATCGGTCTGCATCAGCGCGATAACGATCGCTTACTAAAAACTCTGACCGATCTGCGCGATATGGGCAACTCGGTGATTGTCGTTGAACACGATGAAGACGCCATCAAGATGGCCGATTGGGTCCTCGATATCGGCCCGGGCGCGGGCGTACATGGGGGTGAAATCATCGCCTATGGCACGCCGGAACAGGTTATGAAGAATAAAAACTCACTCACCGGGCAATACTTGAGCGGCAAAAAACGTATCGAAATACCGACCGAGCGCGCGGTAAACGATCCCACCCGGCAGTTGACCGTGCGCGGCGCGACCGGCAACAATCTGCAAAACGTCGATTTGCATATCCCGGTTGGCCTCTTTACCTGCATTACCGGTGTATCCGGTTCGGGCAAGTCCACGCTGATCAACCAGACGCTCTATCCACTGGCTGCTACCGCGCTGAACAATGCCACCACCCTGACGGCCGCACCCTATAAAGCGATCGAAGGCTTGGATTACTATGACAAGGTGGTCGATATAGACCAGAGCCCGATCGGACGCACGCCGCGTTCCAATCCGGCGACCTATACCGGTATTTTCACCGCCATCCGAGATCTCTTCTCCGGCACCCAAGAGGCTCGATCGCGCGGCTATGCACCGGGCCGATTCAGCTTTAACGTTAAGGGAGGGCGCTGTGAGGCCTGCCAGGGCGACGGCCTGATCAAGGTCGAAATGCATTTCCTAGCGGACATCTATGTGCCTTGCGATATTTGCACCGGCAAGCGCTACAACCGTGAAACACTGGAGATTCGATATAAATCGAAAAATATCCACCAAGTCTTGGATATGACCATCGAGGATGCCTTGCTCTTTTTCGAGGCCATCCCAGCTCTTTACCGCAAATTGCAAACCCTGACCGATGTCGGTCTGTCTTACGTCAAGCTGGGCCAAAGCGCGACCACCCTCTCGGGCGGCGAGGCCCAACGCGTTAAGTTGGCGCGCGAACTGTCCAAGCGCGATACCGGCAGCACCCTCTATATTCTCGATGAGCCGACCACCGGTCTGCACTTTCAGGATATTAAGCAACTCTTAGAGGTGTTGCATCGGTTACGCGACAACGGCAATACGGTCGTGGTGATCGAGCATAATCTGGATGTGGTGAAAACCGCCGATTGGGTGATCGATTTGGGTCCTGAAGGCGGCGTGCGCGGCGGTAAGATTGTCGCCAGTGGCACGCCAGAGCAGCTGGCTGTCGATAAGGGCTCGGTCACCGGTAGCTATCTTAAGATTCAATTGGATCGACCTTAG